The proteins below come from a single Sorghum bicolor cultivar BTx623 chromosome 4, Sorghum_bicolor_NCBIv3, whole genome shotgun sequence genomic window:
- the LOC8068608 gene encoding 40S ribosomal protein S8, with amino-acid sequence MGISRDSMHKRRATGGKQKAWRKKRKYELGRQPANTKLSSNKTVRRVRVRGGNVKWRALRLDTGNYSWGSEAVTRKTRILDVVYNASNNELVRTQTLVKSAIVQVDAAPFKQWYLTHYGVDIGRKKKAPAAKKEAAEGQEGEAAAEEAKKSNHVKRKLEKRQEGRELDAHIEEQFGSGRLLACISSRPGQCGRADGYILEGKELEFYMKKLQRKKGKGAAA; translated from the exons ATGG GTATCTCGCGTGACTCGATGCACAAGCGCAGGGCCACCGGTGGAAAGCAGAAGGCCTGGAGGAAGAAGCGAAA GTATGAGCTCGGGCGCCAGCCGGCCAACACCAAGCTGTCAAGCAACAAGACAGTGAGGAGGGTTCGTGTTCGTGGAGGTAATGTGAAGTGGAGGGCTCTTCGCCTGGATACTGGTAACTACTCATGGGGAAGTGAAGCTGTTACCCGCAAGACCCGTATCCTTGATGTTGTCTACAATGCATCAAACAACGAGCTTGTGAGGACTCAAACCCTTGTGAAGAGTGCCATTGTGCAAGTTGATGCTGCCCCATTCAAGCAGTGGTACCTCACTCACTATGGAGTTGACATCGGTAGGAAGAAAAAGGCTCCTGCTGCAAAGAAGGAAGCTGCTGAG GGACAAGAGGGTGAGGCAGCAGCTGAGGAAGCAAAGAAGAGCAACCATGTGAAGAGGAAGCTTGAGAAGCGTCAGGAGGGACGCGAGCTTGATGCGCACATTGAAGAGCAATTTGGCAGTGGAAGGTTGCTGGCGTGCATTTCCTCCCGCCCTGGACAGTGTGGCCGAGCTGATGG GTACATTCTTGAGGGTAAAGAGCTTGAGTTCTACATGAAGAAGCTTCAGCGCAAGAAGGGCAAGGGCGCCGCAGCTTAG
- the LOC8075741 gene encoding uncharacterized protein LOC8075741 translates to MTCIMSASKQNKRQTNCTNSEQCRPGKKTKFDSSHCLVSLKPHIGLKWDQYLRKVVPEKEQVGILWSDMAPFMESQKHCSGLADVTYVPPETFSLKSLRGVLSYEVWSTFLTEAERKFLIQFLPSETDAEENVYSLLTGKNHHFGNPFLSWSSSLCYGDIHPDALLNKEKHIKKDEKAYHVNLLNYHSNMVETLKNWRKRWLSCGDTENFFRDNPGNQMQGVMQLKATKSVMPMKVAQRIDVSKFMSYIKVSRTQLNHIKRLKPSGDGIQTKHVSRVIGGLDKSHVKPYGALLEDEQRRLREHWLKMSCNDLPAFFEVLRERKVLMEKSRKLLGLELEQKNVSVLRKADQLTDKTKGLGQPGASENDGTPVFQNDQVECSPQSILQGGHDQSTSLQDQDDEQSVYHDLMVVRGIDITSQSEQKSDVPDQNRNVVSCIGKGIYCCANNPGKQSEVLMDIKLCKDGLVVDNPDCKNMQLEDLDGVSYKGPSVHAYEQDQDLESIGHAVVNHNFHQCPNISSEMSHPKMNTVIDQDETENVMIPSCSSSQLPKSSGEQMHVEDFLDLNDQAAKVEKVRWQLAGPLQSHFRPLENIAYNGSGDLQVKQPYLSSGQHNSSVYLNNGILSQQQPQLASSAFTVDNPASVIEPFSNLQSNGQLETAKDIGAVSYPFRHANSIKQSTGLHCLVNKRLTQSAPFPRLLQEQHQLIDQSDNGLYAQPDEDYYTDVSFPTKVNLPISEQHSYAAFDSMDHRYNWFPEGSQSHNNNNDNLLGLQSGNCLPQALPSGGSTDGTLFSAISQYNQPSVHMGHGGSSRSQLIEPRNQFGPPQNFSTFPDIYGFTQNMASGTSSQVGPVGSLDSSHWTNLIQQNPGMPSDFTNRPFRGPWTR, encoded by the exons ATGACCTGTATAATGTCAGCAAGCAAGCAAAATAAACGACAGACAAATTGTACCAACTCAGAGCAGTGCAGGCCGGGGAAGAAAACAAAATTTGACTCATCTCATTGTCTAGTAAGTTTGAAGCCTCATATCGGTCTTAAATGGGACCAATATCTGAGGAAAGTTGTGCCAGAGAAGGAGCAAGTTGGAATTTTGTGGTCAGATATGGCCCCTTTCATGGAAAGCCAAAAACACTGTTCAGGCCTTGCTGATGTTACATATGTTCCTCCAGAGACTTTCTCTCTTAAGAGCCTTAGAGGTGTGCTATCCTATGAG GTATGGTCTACATTTCTTACAGAAGCCGAGAGAAAATTTCTCATACAATTTCTTCCAAGTGAGACTGATGCAGAAGAAAATGTATATTCGTTGCTTACGGGAAAAAATCATCACTTTGGAAATCCTTTCCTCAGCTG GTCATCTTCTCTTTGCTATGGTGATATTCATCCTGATGCACTACTTAACAAGGAGAAGCACATAAAAAAGGATGAGAAGGCATATCATGTTAACTTGCTTAATTACCATTCCAA CATGGTTGAAACCTTGAAGAATTGGAGGAAGAGATGGCTAAGTTGCGGTGATACAGAGAATTTCTTCAG GGATAACCCTGGTAATCAGATGCAAGGAGTTATGCAGCTGAAAGCTACTAAGAGTGTAATGCCCATGAAGGTTGCACAAAGAATTGATGTTTCAAAGTTTATGTCATACATCAAG GTTAGTAGAACACAGCTCAACCATATAAAGAGACTGAAGCCATCTGGGGATGGTATTCAGACCAAACATGTTTCACGTGTAATTGGTGGCCTTGATAAATCCCATGTAAAACCATATGGAGCTTTACTAGAGGATGAACAGAGGAGACTGCGTGAGCATTG GTTGAAAATGTCTTGCAATGATCTACCTGCTTTCTTTGAGGTTCTTAGGGAAAGGAAGGTGCTGATGGAGAAATCAAGAAAGTTATTAGGCCTTGAGCTTGAACAGAAGAATGTATCTGTCTTGAGAAAG GCAGACCAGTTAACAGACAAAACGAAAGGGCTAGGACAACCTGGTGCTAGTGAAAATGATGGTACGCCAGTTTTTCAAAATGACCAGGTAGAATGCTCACCTCAAAGTATATTGCAAGGTGGGCATGATCAGAGCACATCTCTTCAAGATCAGGATGATGAGCAGTCTGTTTACCATGATCTCATGGTAGTCAGGGGTATAGACATAACTAGTCAGAGTGAGCAAAAATCTGATGTGCCGGATCAAAATCGTAATGTTGTCAGCTGCATAGGTAAAGGCATTTACTGCTGTGCCAACAACCCTGGTAAGCAGAGTGAAGTTCTCATGGACATCAAATTATGTAAAGATGGACtggttgttgacaatcctgactGCAAAAATATGCAACTAGAAGATCTTGATGGAGTTTCTTACAAAGGTCCATCAGTTCATGCTTATGAGCAAGATCAGGACCTGGAAAGCATTGGCCATGCTGTTGTCAACCACAATTTTCACCAGTGTCCAAATATTTCTTCAGAAATGAGTCATCCAAAGATGAACACTGTAATTGACCAAGACGAGACTGAGAACGTTATGATACCATCGTGCAGTTCTTCACAACTACCTAAGTCCTCTGGAGAACAAATGCATGTGGAAGATTTTCTGGATCTAAATGACCAAGCAGCAAAAGTTGAGAAAGTCAGATGGCAGCTGGCAGGCCCTCTTCAGTCACATTTTCGCCCTCTAGAGAATATAGCATATAATGGCTCAGGTGACTTGCAGGTTAAACAGCCTTATCTCTCTTCAGGGCAACATAATTCTTCAGTTTACTTGAATAATGGTATTTTAAGTCAGCAGCAACCTCAACTTGCCTCGTCTGCTTTCACAGTGGACAATCCAGCATCAGTTATTGAACCTTTCTCAAATCTGCAGAGCAATGGTCAGCTCGAGACAGCAAAGGACATTGGAGCAGTCTCCTATCCCTTTCGACATGCAAATAGCATAAAACAGTCAACTGGTTTGCATTGTTTGGTGAATAAACGTTTGACTCAATCTGCTCCATTTCCCAGGTTGTTGCAGGAGCAGCATCAGTTAATTGATCAGAGTGACAATGGCCTCTATGCACAACCTGATGAGGATTACTACACGGATGTGAGTTTTCCAACTAAAGTAAACCTTCCAATCTCTGAACAGCATTCCTATGCTGCTTTTGATTCTATGGATCATAGGTATAACTGGTTCCCCGAGGGCTCTCAgtcacataataataataatgataatctgTTGGGGTTGCAGTCGGGTAACTGCTTACCCCAGGCCTTACCAAGTGGAGGCAGCACCGATGGAACTCTGTTCAGTGCCATATCCCAGTACAACCAGCCATCAGTACACATGGGACATGGTGGGTCAAGCCGCAGCCAACTCATTGAGCCAAGGAATCAATTTGGTCCACCTCAGAATTTTTCTACTTTTCCGGATATCTATGGCTTCACCCAGAATATGGCCAGTGGCACAAGCAGTCAGGTAGGGCCTGTAGGGTCTCTAGATAGCTCACATTGGACAAACTTGATACAACAAAATCCTGGAATGCCATCTGACTTTACAAACAGGCCATTCCGAGGGCCCTGGACCAGATAA